The window GTGCATATCTTCTAAACAAAATGAGCCATTTTCTACACAAATGCGACACCCctaaaatgtacacattttcaCCAATCCTGATATGCATGCAAACTTGATGAAGCGCCTttagatataaaaaaagaactcTGTTAGTGACCaaaaacgttttatttattttaatctaatCATTTGATGGTACCAACACAGCCCCCTAGAGGGCACTCTGAGGCCCTCCAGTGGGCACCAAGCTGGTTTAGGTGAGACTCCTATCACAATGAAGTACCGAGGAGTCCAGTGAGTAGATCTTGAGTATTAAAGACTAATAATACCGGCGGctgttctccctctctctccacagctCTCTCTACACTGAAGGAACACATTGGCTGGCGCTACTGTTTGGTTGTCCTCGGCATCTTTCAGGcttctgtgattggctgtgggCTTCTCCTCTGTCCAATCATTATTGAGTCGGAGCCTGTGAAGGAGGGCAAAGAATCAGAGTGTCGGCCTTCGAAACAGCTGCAGACTGTTTTGGAGCTGGAGAACGAACAAACAAGGACCTCCATCAGTTCAGAAGACTCGGGTGTCACCTCCCTCTCTACTTCCAACGGAGACCTGAGGCCGGTAGGAGCTGAAAACACGGCTCTGATGGACTGGGAGGTGCAGGACAAAGAGGCCAAGGAGACGGCACTTtccacaccccccaccccagtTGAGGTAGATGCAGTTCCTCTCCATCCGTTCAGCTCCAAACTTCTTGACTTTTCTGTGCTGAAAGACGGTGCCTTCATTTGGTACTCCCTCTTCGGCTTGTTCGCCACGCTGGGCTTCTTCGCCCCGCAGCTCTACATCATCGAACTGAGCAAGAGCCGAGGCGTGGAGCCCAGGTTGGCGTCCTACATGCTCTCTGTGATGGCTGTGGCCGAGATCTTCGGCCGCTTGTCAATTGGAGCGGTGTTGAATAAAGTGCACTGCAGGAAGACCCTGGTGTTGCTGGGCTGTGTGGTTCTGCTGTGCCTGGTGCTGGTGGCCTTCACTATCGTGTGGGAGTTCTGGGGCCTAGTGGTCTGCTGCGCCCTCTACGGCTACTTCATGGGCACCGTCGGCTCCACTCACATCCCAATGCTGGCTGAGGAGGACGTGGTGGGCATCCAGAAGATGCCATCATCTGTGGGAGTTTATGTCTTCATCCAGAGCTTTGCTGGGCTGGCAGGGCCACCACTAGGAGGTACAAGGTTTCTGCTTCTTTTACTGGTTTCCCTCTCTCTGACTGCACTCATTAGTTAACCTCTCTGGAGGGCTTTCTAACCGCTGTCTCTTTTAGGTGTGTTGGTGGATGTCACACAGAACTACGGCGCTGCTTTCTACTCCTGTGCCGTGGGAATGGGCCTCAGTGCCATTTGCCTGGCTCTGGTTGGTCCGACCAAGTCCGGCATGTGCCAGAGACAGAGCAGAAACAAAGAGGAGGTCAGGAGCAcagaagaaaaggggaaaatgTCTGAGGATGGCAGCCAGTCTGACTTTTTGGAGGTGGACTTGGCCCTGGAGGACAATCCGGTCAGACAGGCTGATCTGGTAATATGAAACCGACTGGAGCATGACATCACCTCATAAGCAACAATAAAGATCACTAACACTCGCCCacagagatggtcttcacagaTGCTGCAGGTTCCTAATCGTAGGTGTCACTCTCTCCCATTAGCTTGAGTGTCCCTCCTGTGAGACCACCTCTGATTACCTTTATCTCAGGAAAGAAATGTTGTCATGGATACAGAAGTGCCATGAGTGAGACAAAACAGTCATGATATCTGTGAGAAGCCTCTGTGACATCACGACTGTTGAGCTTGTTGATTGGTACTCATGTCGATTCGTTCATCCACATCCGAGCCCTGCAGAACACCTGCATGTTCTGCTCCTCCCCACTACGGAAGCACACTCCTCATGCATGTGATGCTTCACTccactttaaaatgtgcaaaataacATGAGTAAATCTTCCTCTATGCATTGGATGCATAGCGGAAGATCTAACTGCTGCTAAAGTAAGTTTGTCTTCGGTCTTTTTACGCACATGGGTATTTATTTTCTATCACTATGGTAACTGAAGCAATATTGCAGCAGTGTTGTAGGTACATGGAGCCTGTGTTCTATGGTTTGAAGATAGTTTAGGTTGTGGTATTCATTGTGCATGCATGTACCTTTACATCCTCCATTTTGTTGTGCTCTGGGTGAAGGTGTTCAAGCTGTGATCCGGTTAATGTACTGTAGCATGAGCCTGTTACAGGTAACGGCGTACATGTTTATGACATGTACGACCGAATGTTTCACAAGTATCCAGCTTATCAGCTAATGGTAAACCAATGAATAGCTAAATCATCGTCGGTGGGTGCCCAGACTGTtcttctcttttgctctccacacagACTCTTTACCTGCATTCAACCGAAGCCTGGTCCAACGTATTGGTCAATACTACTCAGAACGTAAACCAGAACACTTCAGATCTTGACCAGATACCAATCCTCCGACTAACACATGGAGGCCAAGAAGCTTCTTCTTTGACAAGCTAGTAATGTTTTGTTCCTAGAGAAGCACTCCATCCAACACAACATCCCGGATGCTGGTGCTTTAACTGGGCCTATTGCTGTTTTCCCACACTGGAGGATCTGTAAGCTGTTTGTAATGATGATAGGATGCACATTTTTGaatattacttctttttttgttgacatgAGTGCCAGGCAGGTACTTGCCTGTTAAGTGCTGTTCTGTTTTCATTATGAATACCTAAATAAAATTCCTCCACACTGAGTTTTTGTCAGCCATGCTAGTGTAAATAAATTTTGTGTGTCCCCCCATTCAGAAATGCTCTTTATGGATGTATATTGACAGACAACTATCCTTATAAAAGGAGTTTGACAGATGAGGGCATTTAACATGACTTCAAGTTGTGATTAAAGAGACTATTacattgcattatgggaaatgcagGATTCTGTGTTATTGAAGTTTATGTTGAGGGATAAAAAGTCAGGATATCTTGGCGTTTTCACTATTTTGACCTCCCCTTTTAAGAAGTCTCCATACTTTTATGGATGTACTTCTTCATCAGTGGAGTAGCCCTTTAAGGGTACTGAGCTGCACTAAAGCTCTCCCAGCCATCCACACTAAACTATTTAAAGCAGTGAAACAGCATCCTCTACTGGCTGAACAGCACTTGAACAGATCCCATAAGGACAATGTTGGAGCAATGTCACCTGCACACATGAGACCCCGACTCATCAGGTCCTGTTGGGTACCTGAACTGCCTCTACACTCCAGTCTTCACCAGATCCATCACATCGTCAACGTGTGTCCAAGATCTGCTCCTCGGTTCAAAAATACTCTCAACTTGACAACTACTCATCTCAACTGTATCAAAGGACCAGTTtgtagcatttagggggatTTCATTGCTGGAATGCAATATAATATTCAGAactttgttttcattagtgtatccTGGAAGTAAAAATGGTTGTGTTTTCATGATCTGAAAATGAGTCCTTCATATCTACACAGGAGCAGGtccaccatgtttctacagtagcccagaatggacaaaccaagaACAACCTTTTGTCTTGTAAGGGGGAGTCCTAAAGGTGCTGTGGTTTTCACACTACACGAATGATCGGTGTCAGGAGGTCACAC of the Cyclopterus lumpus isolate fCycLum1 chromosome 8, fCycLum1.pri, whole genome shotgun sequence genome contains:
- the slc16a6b gene encoding solute carrier family 16 member 6b isoform X3 translates to MKRMGQRTDPCGTPQETGSSLDLHLPSDTYSVLPASWTAAAMRTPHSQRCLGPNVYQEVPEGGWGWAVAAAFFLVEVCTYGTIKSLGVFLQDLMEEFGESNSRVSWVFSICVFIFTFTGLGYCFTFLPTVTILAQYFSRRRALVTSVASSGESFAVFAFAPALSTLKEHIGWRYCLVVLGIFQASVIGCGLLLCPIIIESEPVKEGKESECRPSKQLQTVLELENEQTRTSISSEDSGVTSLSTSNGDLRPVGAENTALMDWEVQDKEAKETALSTPPTPVEVDAVPLHPFSSKLLDFSVLKDGAFIWYSLFGLFATLGFFAPQLYIIELSKSRGVEPRLASYMLSVMAVAEIFGRLSIGAVLNKVHCRKTLVLLGCVVLLCLVLVAFTIVWEFWGLVVCCALYGYFMGTVGSTHIPMLAEEDVVGIQKMPSSVGVYVFIQSFAGLAGPPLGGVLVDVTQNYGAAFYSCAVGMGLSAICLALVGPTKSGMCQRQSRNKEEVRSTEEKGKMSEDGSQSDFLEVDLALEDNPVRQADLVI
- the slc16a6b gene encoding solute carrier family 16 member 6b isoform X2, which codes for MRTPHSQRCLGPNVYQEVPEGGWGWAVAAAFFLVEVCTYGTIKSLGVFLQDLMEEFGESNSRVSWVFSICVFIFTFTAPLSTMLSNRFGFRPVVMMGGFLISLGTITSAFCSSINEMYITIGIVSGLGYCFTFLPTVTILAQYFSRRRALVTSVASSGESFAVFAFAPALSTLKEHIGWRYCLVVLGIFQASVIGCGLLLCPIIIESEPVKEGKESECRPSKQLQTVLELENEQTRTSISSEDSGVTSLSTSNGDLRPVGAENTALMDWEVQDKEAKETALSTPPTPVEVDAVPLHPFSSKLLDFSVLKDGAFIWYSLFGLFATLGFFAPQLYIIELSKSRGVEPRLASYMLSVMAVAEIFGRLSIGAVLNKVHCRKTLVLLGCVVLLCLVLVAFTIVWEFWGLVVCCALYGYFMGTVGSTHIPMLAEEDVVGIQKMPSSVGVYVFIQSFAGLAGPPLGGVLVDVTQNYGAAFYSCAVGMGLSAICLALVGPTKSGMCQRQSRNKEEVRSTEEKGKMSEDGSQSDFLEVDLALEDNPVRQADLVI
- the slc16a6b gene encoding solute carrier family 16 member 6b isoform X1; translation: MKRMGQRTDPCGTPQETGSSLDLHLPSDTYSVLPASWTAAAMRTPHSQRCLGPNVYQEVPEGGWGWAVAAAFFLVEVCTYGTIKSLGVFLQDLMEEFGESNSRVSWVFSICVFIFTFTAPLSTMLSNRFGFRPVVMMGGFLISLGTITSAFCSSINEMYITIGIVSGLGYCFTFLPTVTILAQYFSRRRALVTSVASSGESFAVFAFAPALSTLKEHIGWRYCLVVLGIFQASVIGCGLLLCPIIIESEPVKEGKESECRPSKQLQTVLELENEQTRTSISSEDSGVTSLSTSNGDLRPVGAENTALMDWEVQDKEAKETALSTPPTPVEVDAVPLHPFSSKLLDFSVLKDGAFIWYSLFGLFATLGFFAPQLYIIELSKSRGVEPRLASYMLSVMAVAEIFGRLSIGAVLNKVHCRKTLVLLGCVVLLCLVLVAFTIVWEFWGLVVCCALYGYFMGTVGSTHIPMLAEEDVVGIQKMPSSVGVYVFIQSFAGLAGPPLGGVLVDVTQNYGAAFYSCAVGMGLSAICLALVGPTKSGMCQRQSRNKEEVRSTEEKGKMSEDGSQSDFLEVDLALEDNPVRQADLVI